A stretch of the Victivallis lenta genome encodes the following:
- a CDS encoding GntR family transcriptional regulator translates to MFDFIALKRSVGEYIDSLHLEPGDRIPTENKLCRKFEASHYQVRKVLAELNAERGWVTIQGSGTYIPGGLERRPRERVIAVVRSYLHDMITQMSDAHSLALENKYQFLLFGIDHAEIVAEQECLEHLLTRRLHALVIDPHPGNPKMRETLDRFVAQGTRVVLLNGSEELRRRYPTYSFNYHRAGYMALVQLMRQNVRKVIHIAPYNSIAWQHEEFRQGVDEASADFSFPVERMFGKMMLDVRSFRWSWQPQEFQLPLEDGCGYIDDNDPFEASYVQTRLQEAGFRSSPVISVYHTSGPSACATLCFNMNERMKWVVNELIHNAGNLPHEHRFNPVLTPPSESPEPYRVLWG, encoded by the coding sequence GTGTTTGATTTCATCGCGTTGAAACGGTCGGTCGGCGAATATATCGATTCGCTGCATCTCGAGCCGGGAGACCGGATTCCGACCGAAAACAAACTGTGCCGGAAATTCGAAGCCAGCCATTATCAGGTCCGGAAGGTGCTGGCCGAGCTGAATGCCGAGCGCGGCTGGGTGACCATCCAGGGCTCCGGAACCTACATTCCGGGCGGACTCGAGCGCCGCCCGCGGGAGCGGGTCATCGCGGTCGTGCGCTCGTATCTGCACGACATGATCACGCAGATGAGCGACGCGCATTCGCTGGCGCTCGAAAACAAATACCAGTTTCTGCTGTTCGGCATCGACCATGCGGAGATCGTCGCGGAGCAGGAGTGCCTTGAGCATCTGCTGACCCGGCGGCTGCACGCACTGGTCATCGATCCCCACCCCGGAAATCCGAAGATGCGCGAAACCCTCGACCGGTTTGTCGCGCAGGGGACGCGTGTCGTGCTGCTGAACGGTTCGGAGGAGCTCCGGCGGCGCTATCCGACTTACAGCTTCAATTATCACCGGGCCGGATATATGGCGCTGGTTCAGCTCATGCGGCAGAATGTGAGGAAGGTGATCCACATCGCTCCCTACAATTCCATCGCCTGGCAGCACGAGGAGTTCCGGCAGGGGGTGGACGAGGCCAGCGCGGATTTTTCGTTTCCGGTGGAACGCATGTTCGGGAAGATGATGCTCGATGTGAGGAGTTTCAGATGGAGCTGGCAGCCGCAGGAATTCCAGCTGCCGCTGGAGGATGGCTGCGGTTACATCGACGACAACGACCCTTTCGAGGCCAGCTACGTGCAGACCCGGCTGCAGGAGGCGGGGTTCCGGAGTTCACCGGTGATTTCGGTCTATCACACTTCCGGTCCCTCCGCCTGCGCGACGCTCTGTTTCAATATGAATGAACGTATGAAATGGGTCGTGAACGAACTGATTCACAATGCCGGAAATTTGCCGCATGAGCACCGGTTCAACCCGGTTCTGACCCCGCCGTCGGAGTCGCCGGAGCCGTACCGGGTGCTGTGGGGCTGA
- a CDS encoding family 78 glycoside hydrolase catalytic domain, translated as MEEPQIPLAPETLPGSWCWHPDYPSGAPEFTLFRLAFRTARQRTVRLLFSADNRCNLFLDGVFVGRGPARGDLEHYRYESCTLELPPGSHVLAAEVIVYPCGFREEEGPWSEIHTGGGFLILSGDAAFATPGSWRCRRDASRRHRKWRDSWNGRGGIPAPPMEEYEPDPALTGWKLPEFDDSDWPAVRHVGEPYFADRCKTDPPTRWRLVPGTTPPMRQEPVAVRSILAGNEFLAPDGSGGATGRIPAGKHTILLDLGRYRTSLVHLRFSGGKGVCRIGYAEALFRNGVRTERGPVPGGRVGEYGFSDLLKLNGADGAFDSFWYRSGRFVELAFELDAPLAIERLSFEFVAYPFDRKAVWRSPERPVLERIFETAWHTARCCAHEHYEDCPYWEQLQYAGDTRIQALISYLATGDARLGRQAVRQFDESRLGGGLTASRYPSNFRQVIPGFSLYWIMMAGDCYDYTGDQSVIAEHRNGIRDVLEYFSAHRDGGTGLIGPVPGWNFSDWAAGWPDGRSSRGEELPETLLNLLYAEACRVAGRLFRAAGIIPGHDWEAERQSVLAAVNRHCFDQERRRYTDVPGKAYFSCHVNAWAILAGAADSGLRTELSAALTEDPGLTGCTLYFAFYLLEAMHRTGNDAGFETVLKQWEPMLELGFTTFPECPSADTRSDCHAWSAGPLYHLLRHYAGVYPAEPGYAVVGVEPAAGAPPFTAVLPVGGGRLLTVSGRPGDGCTLSSASRLRIRRKDGTEFDLKPGEPATVSPTAPGTAPATPTAGSEPG; from the coding sequence ATGGAAGAACCGCAAATTCCCCTCGCCCCGGAGACTCTGCCGGGCAGCTGGTGCTGGCACCCGGACTATCCGTCCGGCGCGCCGGAGTTCACACTCTTCCGCCTCGCCTTCCGAACCGCCCGGCAGCGGACCGTCCGGCTCCTGTTCAGCGCCGACAACCGCTGCAATCTGTTCCTCGACGGAGTCTTCGTCGGCCGCGGCCCGGCGCGCGGCGACCTCGAACACTACCGTTACGAATCCTGTACGCTGGAGCTCCCGCCCGGCAGTCACGTCCTCGCCGCCGAGGTGATCGTCTACCCGTGCGGCTTCCGGGAAGAAGAGGGACCGTGGAGTGAAATCCACACCGGCGGCGGCTTTCTCATCCTCTCCGGCGACGCGGCGTTTGCGACACCCGGAAGCTGGCGCTGCCGCCGGGACGCTTCGCGCCGTCACCGCAAATGGCGCGACAGCTGGAACGGCCGGGGCGGCATTCCGGCTCCGCCGATGGAGGAGTACGAGCCCGACCCGGCGCTCACGGGCTGGAAGCTGCCGGAATTCGACGATTCGGACTGGCCCGCCGTCAGGCATGTCGGGGAACCGTATTTCGCCGACCGCTGCAAAACCGATCCGCCGACCCGCTGGCGCCTGGTTCCCGGAACGACTCCGCCGATGCGGCAGGAACCGGTCGCGGTGCGAAGCATCCTCGCCGGAAACGAATTTCTCGCGCCGGACGGTTCCGGGGGAGCGACGGGGCGCATCCCGGCCGGAAAGCACACAATCCTGCTCGACCTCGGGCGCTACCGCACCAGCCTCGTCCATCTGCGTTTCTCCGGCGGAAAAGGCGTCTGCCGGATCGGCTATGCGGAAGCGCTTTTCCGCAACGGCGTCCGCACGGAGCGCGGCCCGGTCCCCGGCGGCCGCGTCGGGGAGTACGGATTTTCCGACCTGCTGAAGCTGAACGGCGCCGACGGAGCCTTCGACAGCTTCTGGTACCGTTCCGGCCGCTTCGTCGAGCTCGCCTTCGAACTTGATGCCCCGCTTGCGATCGAACGGCTGTCGTTCGAATTCGTCGCCTACCCGTTCGACCGCAAAGCTGTCTGGAGAAGCCCGGAACGCCCCGTCCTCGAACGAATCTTCGAAACGGCCTGGCACACGGCGCGCTGCTGCGCCCATGAGCACTACGAGGATTGCCCGTACTGGGAGCAGCTGCAGTACGCGGGCGACACGCGCATTCAGGCGCTGATCTCCTATCTTGCGACCGGCGACGCGCGGCTCGGCAGGCAGGCGGTCCGGCAATTCGACGAATCGCGGCTCGGCGGCGGCCTGACCGCCTCGCGCTACCCGTCGAATTTCCGGCAGGTCATCCCGGGTTTCAGCCTCTACTGGATCATGATGGCCGGGGACTGTTACGACTACACCGGCGACCAATCCGTCATTGCCGAACACCGGAACGGCATCCGCGACGTGCTCGAATATTTCTCCGCGCACCGCGACGGCGGCACCGGCCTGATCGGGCCGGTGCCGGGCTGGAACTTCAGCGACTGGGCCGCGGGGTGGCCGGACGGGCGCAGCTCCCGCGGCGAAGAGCTCCCGGAAACGCTGCTGAATCTGCTCTACGCCGAAGCGTGCCGGGTGGCCGGGCGGCTTTTCCGGGCAGCCGGGATCATCCCCGGACACGACTGGGAAGCGGAGCGGCAAAGCGTTCTCGCCGCGGTCAACCGGCACTGCTTCGACCAGGAGCGCCGCCGCTACACCGACGTGCCGGGAAAGGCGTACTTCAGCTGTCACGTCAACGCCTGGGCGATTCTCGCCGGCGCCGCGGACAGCGGCCTGAGAACGGAGCTTTCCGCCGCGCTGACGGAGGACCCCGGCCTGACCGGCTGCACGCTCTACTTCGCCTTCTACCTGCTCGAAGCGATGCACAGAACCGGCAACGATGCCGGCTTCGAAACGGTGCTGAAGCAGTGGGAGCCGATGCTCGAGCTCGGCTTCACGACCTTTCCGGAATGCCCGTCTGCCGATACCCGGAGCGACTGCCACGCCTGGAGCGCGGGGCCGCTTTACCATCTGCTGCGGCACTATGCGGGCGTATATCCGGCGGAACCGGGCTATGCGGTCGTCGGCGTGGAGCCGGCGGCGGGGGCTCCTCCGTTCACGGCCGTGCTGCCGGTCGGCGGCGGCCGGCTGCTGACCGTCTCCGGACGGCCGGGGGACGGCTGTACGCTCTCGTCCGCCTCCCGGCTCAGAATCCGGCGGAAGGACGGCACGGAATTCGATCTCAAGCCCGGCGAACCCGCGACCGTCAGCCCCACAGCACCCGGTACGGCTCCGGCGACTCCGACGGCGGGGTCAGAACCGGGTTGA